One part of the Bdellovibrio sp. KM01 genome encodes these proteins:
- the aspT gene encoding aspartate-alanine antiporter: MDIPQLIHEHPEITIFFSMFIGHLIGRIKIGHFSLGSVVGTLLTGLVVGVAYVPDIPEVVRWAFFDLFLFAIGYSVGPQFFSSLKKSALPQIIISVTVNIGGLFAVIGCAWAMRFDTGTSAGLLSGSLTQSAALGTGISAIHELNIGPSEKDRLSSNVPIADAMTYVFGDIGLILLLVVILPAIFKIDLKKESADLEEAMRKDSSDESESFFKIANKETLRAYVVTSKDFIGKSVKDIETQFVANRIFIEKVQREGNLQTVTPELILNLGDIITIAGWRPGFIQGIEKIGSEIDSNEMLSVDHSERKIFVANKEIVGKTLSEVAKQGRGLFLKKIQRGPTEMPLLPKLELRHGDILYLMGSTENLDRATKIIGFAESDPHKSDLAFLAFCVCLGTVLGLLSFHVGDIPLGLGSSGSILVVGLIAGWAQRRFPKVGRIPEPAQKLLIDIGLIVFIAVVGLKAGPNAVDAIKAGGIVMVAKILFAGAISTLAGPILGFLVGHFILKQNPALTLASLGGAQTAMPSLNALQDASESKILALSFTLPYAIGNILLTLWGPIIVAVSRLWQ, encoded by the coding sequence ATGGACATACCACAGCTAATCCATGAGCATCCGGAGATTACGATCTTCTTTTCGATGTTCATTGGGCATTTAATCGGTAGAATTAAAATTGGTCATTTTTCTTTGGGTTCCGTCGTCGGAACTCTGCTCACGGGACTTGTCGTGGGCGTGGCCTACGTCCCCGATATTCCTGAGGTGGTTCGTTGGGCATTCTTTGATCTATTTTTATTTGCGATCGGCTACTCCGTGGGGCCGCAATTTTTTTCCAGTCTTAAAAAATCAGCCCTGCCGCAAATTATTATCTCTGTCACCGTCAATATTGGCGGCCTTTTTGCCGTCATTGGCTGTGCGTGGGCGATGCGCTTTGATACGGGAACCTCTGCCGGACTTCTTTCTGGAAGTTTAACTCAGTCCGCAGCATTGGGGACCGGGATCAGTGCGATTCATGAGTTGAATATCGGACCTTCAGAAAAAGATCGTCTTTCCTCAAATGTCCCTATTGCCGATGCTATGACATACGTATTTGGTGATATTGGTTTGATTCTGTTATTGGTGGTGATCCTGCCCGCTATTTTTAAAATCGATCTAAAAAAAGAAAGTGCTGATCTTGAAGAGGCCATGCGCAAAGACAGCTCTGACGAAAGCGAAAGTTTCTTTAAGATTGCCAATAAAGAAACCCTGCGAGCCTATGTGGTGACGTCGAAGGACTTTATTGGAAAATCCGTGAAAGACATCGAAACCCAGTTTGTCGCCAACCGAATTTTTATTGAGAAAGTTCAACGCGAAGGAAATCTGCAGACCGTCACACCTGAATTGATTTTGAATCTGGGAGACATCATTACCATTGCTGGGTGGCGCCCTGGGTTCATTCAAGGAATTGAAAAAATCGGTTCCGAAATTGACAGCAACGAAATGCTTTCCGTTGATCATTCTGAACGAAAAATTTTTGTCGCAAACAAAGAAATCGTCGGCAAAACACTTTCTGAAGTCGCCAAACAAGGTCGTGGACTCTTCCTTAAAAAAATTCAGCGCGGTCCAACTGAAATGCCTCTGCTTCCAAAACTGGAATTGCGTCACGGAGACATCTTATATCTGATGGGCTCCACAGAAAATTTGGATCGTGCGACCAAAATCATCGGCTTTGCTGAATCAGATCCTCATAAATCCGATTTAGCTTTCTTGGCTTTCTGCGTATGCTTGGGCACAGTGCTGGGACTTTTATCTTTTCATGTCGGCGACATTCCACTGGGACTGGGTTCAAGTGGTTCGATTCTGGTTGTCGGTTTAATTGCCGGTTGGGCACAAAGGCGCTTCCCGAAGGTGGGGCGTATTCCTGAACCCGCACAGAAACTTTTGATCGACATCGGCCTCATTGTTTTTATTGCGGTCGTGGGATTAAAAGCAGGTCCCAATGCCGTCGATGCTATCAAAGCTGGGGGCATCGTGATGGTTGCAAAAATTTTATTCGCAGGGGCAATCAGCACCCTTGCCGGCCCGATTCTGGGCTTTCTAGTGGGTCATTTTATACTTAAACAGAATCCGGCTTTGACACTGGCATCTTTAGGCGGAGCTCAAACAGCGATGCCTTCGCTTAATGCCCTTCAAGATGCCTCTGAAAGCAAGATCTTAGCACTTTCATTCACTCTTCCCTATGCAATCGGCAATATCCTCTTAACCTTATGGGGACCTATAATTGTGGCCGTTTCCAGATTGTGGCAATAA